The nucleotide window CGAATCTAAACTCTCTCTTCAATTTTCCAGGTAACCAATTACACCACAAGCCCCACCAGTCTACTCCCTTCTTCCGCCGTTTCTTTTCTACCCTTTTTAAtcaactcccaaaccctagggtTACAAACTTCCAATTGAAACCCTTGCACCATGCCAAAACCAAATTGAAATGACTAATAACAGAGAACCGCCTCCAAACAAGATCCACACCGTCCAGGCAGAGCGAAACCTAGGAGCCAACTGGGAGGTAGATCTCGCTACGAAGCTCGAAGACTACCTGTTGAAGATTTGCTCCGGTGAAATTACCGGCGCCGAAGACTATAATACTAACGCCTCTGTCAATTTCGCCGAAGGTCAGGGTTTCTCTGTGCCTTTTTGTGAACAAGTTTTTTTCCCTTTCCTGTTTTCTTGTTGAATAATTATTGTTTGTTTTGGGGAATGTAGCTGCTTTGCTGCTTCAAGGTTCGGTTCAGGTGTATAGCAGGAAGGTCGAGTATTTATATAACTTGGTTTTGCATGCTTTGGAGTTTCTTTCTGAAAAGAGGTTCAATTTCTTTatttcctctctctctttttatcatttctttaTGATTAAGTTCTAATTGGACTAACAAAGCAAATTTTTCTCGTGAAAGTAAATTTCTGCCTGTAAGTTGCTGCATATAGATTTTAGAGaatttgttcagttatttgaaggTCACATCTTTttgcatttaattataaaatgatttaatagaGCATTGGATTGCTAAGCCATTGTGCTTATTATTTTCCAATTTTATTGTTGCCGCATTCAGATGggtttttaattttcaaaatttaattattgccTTTTATATCTGTTAATGTAACGCTGACAAAAAAACCATTATGTGCATGAGCACCCACACATTATATGTATCTTGTTAACAATTTCATAGGGTTCACTTTAATGGATATAGTTGCCCAGATTATTAGATCAATGATCTTGAATTCGGTTTACTTTCATTACATCTCCTTATCCATTTTGTGCATGCCACTATGCCAACAATGTAGTAGTTTTGTTGATTTTATGCGTTTTGAATAGGCAGCAGGAGCAATCAGAGGGCACATCAGTCCAGCCTGAGCAAAGTGGTTCCCATGCAGTTTCTGATGAAGAAAATGATCAATTTTGGTGCGTGGATGTCCCTGGTAGGTTTAAATACTGAACTCTATTATAGTGATGTTATAATGCAAATATCAGCTAAATTGTTCATCATACTACAGTGGAAGCAAGGAATTCCTTAGATGCTTCAACCAGTAAAGATGCTTCTTTCTATCACTTTGTGAAACCACCAGCAAATCTTATTGTCCTTGAAGGTGATTGCTTAGATACCAGTGGTGATGGTGGAGAATTAGAATCATACCTGGTATGACTTATGTATCCACCTTTTCTATGTTGATGAATTTTCTACCTGCCTGATGTAAGACACTTGTCCTTTTCTGCATTTTTGCAGTTAGCCACCAATGATCTTTACAGGGATTTTATTCTTTTAGACCCTTGTGATGCTGTAGCAGTGAATGATTTTTTGAAGGGAGATGAAACTGGAAAATTACCAAATAGTACTTATAGGGGAAGCTCAACTCATAAGAACTTTCAATCCCCCACAAGACGTTCCGGGGGGACTGCACGCAAGTCATCTCTCGGAAAGAACCTGGATGCAAATCTCAACCAACCTTCCATGGCTGATTGCAGTTTTGGAGTTAATAACAGTACCGTGGGGCCAGATCTTCCTGCTTATGATAATTATGAAGACGGGAACCATGACTTTGATATGGATGATGGATATTCAGAACCTCGGAACTTGGAGGATTCAGAAGATGATGACAGCAACGATGATCCGTGGAAACCCTTAAATCCCCATGAACCTGGGAACTTAAAAATGAAGCCTTTCGGAAAAGGTTGTTAAAGAACTTATTTCTCTTGTTTGTTTTCTTTCTCCTTATGATTTCTTTGTGCATCTAATTATCACTCGTCTTGGATTTGTCTTAACAAGCAGTAAAACCCTACAGAAGGAATGGTATAAATTCTGCCAAGCAGACCTCTATAACTACTCTGTTTCCACTTGCTAAGATGGATGGTACTATCAGTCCTGAGCTCATAGAAATGTGGAAAGCACGTCACAAAAGATCTGAAACAAACTCCCAGTCTCCTCCTTTATATGAAAAGGTACTGATTTCCCTGAGATTGTGTTACCTGAACTTGTCATGTGATTGTTGCATGATTCCTGATGTTCCTATTGCAGCTAAGGCAATCCCTTAGTGATGGAGGTAACAGCGCTAATGAAACTTTTGGTAATGCTGAGAATGATAATGAAGCTAATGGATATGATGGTGGAATTCCTGATTTTGAACAGTCTGATGATGAGATGCCAGAAAGTATGTATATGGATGAAGATTTACCTCAACATGAAAAGGTTGGTAGGTTTATGATTGTCTTAAAGTTTATATCTGAGTAGTGTGGTAGGAACACGGAACGCCTGAGGTTGCTTATTGATTGATCTTTCACAGTATGATGATAGCTCTACTCATTTTGACACCAATGAAGCTTTTAAACATGAAGAGCCGAGTTCCCAAGCAAGCCTAGAAGATCTATGTCTCTCTCACCTAGTAAGCATAAATTTTTTTGGCATTTAGCTAGGGTCATAAACCAAGTGCATTTGCATTGGATTCAGATATACTCTAATATTGGCAATCAATCTAATCTATTACTTTAATTACCTTCCCAAAGTCCATTCATACTGCTCTTATTTTGCTTGGTTATTATGGGATAGTGGAAGATCACTGACCTTTTGTCATGCAGGATGCTCTTCTTGCTAACATAGCTGAAACTGAGAAACAGACTGAATTGGCTACTCGAGTTTCATTGTGGAAACAGAAAATTGAGCGCAACTTGGAAGAACAGGTAAATTCCAACTCTTTTGTTTCCTCACTTAAATCTGGACTTTAATTTTGATCAATTACAGCTATTCCTCTTGTTTTCTTCTGCTTTTTTAAGTTGCTCAACTTTTTACTCCTTCAAATCAAAGGAAAATTTTCTCTCTGATAGGATGCACGCCCTTCATTTGATATTCATGCCTACGGTGAAAGAATTCTTGACAAATTATCTCTTGAAGCAGACAGTGATAATGTCATGTCCTTTGTTGATGTTGTGGAAGGGCAAGAAAAGCATGATGTGGCTCGAACATTCTCTGCACTTCTTCAGCTGGTAAATCCTTTGTTACATTTTAGTCCCTGCCCTGCGTGGTTGGTTTAGCTTAAAGTAGAAAAGGTTTTTAGAGAGGCGATTGTCTTCAGCAATTTTGCTTGAAGTATCTACTCTCAGTGCTTAAGTTTGCACTAAAGTGCACCAGGGAATGGTCCTTAACTCTGCTTCTAGAACGTGGTAAAATTTTGTTGTGTAACATCATCAACTTTGTCTATTACAATCTAAAATTTGAGCACTATGATTAAAGTGATTCAATTGGTGAAGTCGTTCACTGTGAAATGGATACATATTTGCATTATGAAGAGTACTATGTCGATTAATTTTCTGATTTTCAGGTGAACAATGGAGACATTGATTTGCAGAGAAGTGGAGCAAGTGGTAATTCCATCTGTTATACAGCTGCCAATCCATTCCATATCCGGCTTCTTAGCCATGACAAGAGACGGGAGCAGAATCAATTTCGATTGTCAAAAAAGAGAGTTAAATCACCGATAACCAAAGGAAGTGGCAAGGGTTCAGGAGACAAGTTTGGCAGACTGACATCCTCACGTGTCAATTCATCTTCACAAGGTGAATCAACAGTGCTGCCATCACAAGTAAACTGCAAGTTTTCTGTGAAGCTTGGGAATGTCAGCGGTGTGAGGTGCACTCCTGAGGGTAAGAGGAGACGGAGATCTCGAATTGTTGAACCAATAGACATGCATTCAACACGGTGACAGATGCCATAGGCAAGTTATCCTTCCTAGTTTCATTGCTGGGGCAGTTCAACTTCTATGCTGAAAGCCTCCTAGAACTTTGTAATTGTGATTGCATTATTAGTATTTCTAGATTTACTGACAATGTTTAGCTGGATCTGTAATATTTTCTAAGTTATTTTGAAAGATGCACTTTCAGGCGAAGAAGCCTTGTAATAAAGTAAACTAATTTCAAGTGTACAATGATATTGTTATCGGGCAATGTAATATCAATCTACTTACCATCAACTTCCAAGATACTTGCCTTCTGTTCTCAATTTAGAAAGCATTTTAGTAGGCAATTATTAGTGTCTTTACTTTATATTGGACTTGTTGACTGGAGTGCGAGAAATCTATCTGCAGAGGGCTTCACTTTTGGTCTATGGTATTCCAGGGCAATGACTGTCCAGAGACCTTCAGACTAATGGCCTCATTAGCAATTTGATATAGCATATAGatcaatctatttaattaatttattctttttttttttttttgttgacagATTCATTAGGCGTAGGACTCTAAAATGAAAGAGATTATTGAGCACATTTAATGCGTAAAAAATGTGACACTTTGCATTTATAAATATGGGAAGTTCATCTATAGCTAAAAATAATGCACCAAGTTGTCCTTAATAATTGGAGCTCTCTGTCTAAGTTTTAGAGTTAGGTTCTCTCAACTTTCTTTCCTTCTCTCGTTTAAGCCGAGCGTTTCCTGTCCTAAGGCACAGAAGGTGCTGATTTTGTTCTAGCCTAATGCGGCTGCTCTCCCCATCTAGGTGTGGGAGTAAAAAGGTTTTGTTGTGTTGTTTCTGCAAATCTGCATGTCTTGGTGAGAGCTTTCTAAACTTGATATGTTTGTGGCTTTGGTCCGTCGGAGAGGCACATTGTCATCGGAGGCCATTGCTCTGTAGAGGGTTTATTTGCATGTGTGAATATGGGTAACTTGGGGTAGTTGAGTTAGGATCTTTTGGCGGCAAACCCACCCCCACACCACCCCCCCCTCCCCCCTCCATACCATATGAGATTGAGAGGTCACAAGCTCTGCCCACTTTCCAGTCTTCTGCTTCAGTTCTGGAGGCTATAAGGAACGGCAGAGTTGAATGGGTGTTAGAGATTCTGTTCATCGGTCTCTTAGGGTTAATAGTTGGGTTGTGTTAGGTTTTTATGGGTTTGGGTTTGTTTCTTGCAAATTCTAGATGCTGAGCTTGGGTTTTTTAATGTGTTTTTGGTTTATTCTTAACCTTCTATATTTTGCCTTATGGACCTTGGTaatacaatatttacaattctaaaaaaaaaaactctaaaaaacttttttgaaaacaagtttttttttttttttgcttaaattgatttttttttctttaattaataaggtttaattttgttatattaatatttatcttCATGattataaaatctcaaatttgataTTATAATTCAACAATAACTGTAAGAGATTTTGAGAGTCAAAACATCtgaagagaattttttttttatgggcTTTGTAAAAAAATGCATTCACAGACTCGACATCACATTCAACTCTAAAACTTTAAAACGATGAGTTTATAGATTCTTCTGACTTATATGTCTATCATTCAtcccatttttttttaatataaaaattttatcctTGTATAACCCTTTTCATCCTACAAGTC belongs to Hevea brasiliensis isolate MT/VB/25A 57/8 chromosome 4, ASM3005281v1, whole genome shotgun sequence and includes:
- the LOC110633116 gene encoding condensin-2 complex subunit H2 isoform X1, with the protein product MTNNREPPPNKIHTVQAERNLGANWEVDLATKLEDYLLKICSGEITGAEDYNTNASVNFAEAALLLQGSVQVYSRKVEYLYNLVLHALEFLSEKRQQEQSEGTSVQPEQSGSHAVSDEENDQFWCVDVPVEARNSLDASTSKDASFYHFVKPPANLIVLEGDCLDTSGDGGELESYLLATNDLYRDFILLDPCDAVAVNDFLKGDETGKLPNSTYRGSSTHKNFQSPTRRSGGTARKSSLGKNLDANLNQPSMADCSFGVNNSTVGPDLPAYDNYEDGNHDFDMDDGYSEPRNLEDSEDDDSNDDPWKPLNPHEPGNLKMKPFGKVKPYRRNGINSAKQTSITTLFPLAKMDGTISPELIEMWKARHKRSETNSQSPPLYEKLRQSLSDGGNSANETFGNAENDNEANGYDGGIPDFEQSDDEMPESMYMDEDLPQHEKYDDSSTHFDTNEAFKHEEPSSQASLEDLCLSHLDALLANIAETEKQTELATRVSLWKQKIERNLEEQDARPSFDIHAYGERILDKLSLEADSDNVMSFVDVVEGQEKHDVARTFSALLQLVNNGDIDLQRSGASGNSICYTAANPFHIRLLSHDKRREQNQFRLSKKRVKSPITKGSGKGSGDKFGRLTSSRVNSSSQGESTVLPSQVNCKFSVKLGNVSGVRCTPEGKRRRRSRIVEPIDMHSTR
- the LOC110633116 gene encoding condensin-2 complex subunit H2 isoform X2, with the translated sequence MTNNREPPPNKIHTVQAERNLGANWEVDLATKLEDYLLKICSGEITGAEDYNTNASVNFAEAALLLQGSVQVYSRKVEYLYNLVLHALEFLSEKRQQEQSEGTSVQPEQSGSHAVSDEENDQFWCVDVPVEARNSLDASTSKDASFYHFVKPPANLIVLEGDCLDTSGDGGELESYLLATNDLYRDFILLDPCDAVAVNDFLKGDETGKLPNSTYRGSSTHKNFQSPTRRSGGTARKSSLGKNLDANLNQPSMADCSFGVNNSTVGPDLPAYDNYEDGNHDFDMDDGYSEPRNLEDSEDDDSNDDPWKPLNPHEPGNLKMKPFGKVKPYRRNGINSAKQTSITTLFPLAKMDGTISPELIEMWKARHKRSETNSQSPPLYEKLRQSLSDGGNSANETFGNAENDNEANGYDGGIPDFEQSDDEMPESMYMDEDLPQHEKYDDSSTHFDTNEAFKHEEPSSQASLEDLCLSHLDALLANIAETEKQTELATRVSLWKQKIERNLEEQENFLSDRMHALHLIFMPTVKEFLTNYLLKQTVIMSCPLLMLWKGKKSMMWLEHSLHFFSW